The stretch of DNA GTTCCtatgttaaaataaattttcatatctttatGAGTAATTTTCATGCAACAATAAGCTTTAAAttaacatgttttttttttgttgtaaggTTGAATAACATGTTTAAAATATAAGGTATAGATAGACTGTAGAAagaatgacaattatttataCTTTGAATGATCAAATCATTATTGTAtcgaaaatataattatttaagattataatttatcaataaaataattaattttaaaaatattgtccAGCATAAGGTGTGGAAGGagcaatttcttttttcttttttcaagattCCTTTTATTCAAATCAAATTTCAAATTGCACCTTTCACTAGTTACCATAATTTTCCATTTTCATAGGCCAAATGTAATGGATAGAATTGCATAaccaatatataaattaaattaaaaaaaaataataataatcttagTGTTTTAGTAAAGGATATGaccttaattatattttacttttGCAATCTGACTATATTATGTGGTCTTCAAACATCAATTATTGGCTCCATTTGATttactttgttttatattttttttataggttTTGGCGTTTTGCAAGTGTTTGAAAAGAATTTGAGTCAAGTGGAACTTTCAATCTCGATTCATCGgaggtatatattttttttttttataattgctttattatattacatataattttatagaagagtttgaatatcttatatattcatccatagtgaagtaggttctgcgaaatTTGTGTGCTGCGGTGATATAAGGATGATAAATTGTGTGTTATCtgattatttatagttaaaattGACAGATGGTTAGGTTAATAAAATAGGGAAAATGTTGCCCGATTTTTCGTAGATATGTTTATCATGGTTTTAAAGCAATTGCATGGATTAATTGATAGATATGAGAATATGGTGTTAATGTAGGTTAAAATAGAATGTCTGGTCAAATTGATTCTAATTTTGAGGATGATGTTGATTTTGTGCCATCAACTACAAATGAAGTACAATCTGTTAGCAATACAGTAGATGAAACTCAGAATCAGAGAAAAAGAACTTCTCGTGCATGGGATCATTTCACACGGGAAAAAATTGATGGAAAAATTAAAGCAGTTTGCAAGTATTGCGAGCGTAAGCTGGTGGGAGAAACTTCTAGTGGGACTAGGCATTTAAATTCTCACGTGAAAACGTGTCCTGTAAGAAAGGCCCAACTTGCCGCCAATCCTAGTGCAACTGCAAGCCCTTcggtttcttttaattttgatcCTGATTTAGCAAGGACCAAATTGGCTCAAATGATCGTTAAGCACGAATATCCCTTGTCTATGGTTGAGCATAGCGGGTTTATAGAATATTCAAGCACTTTATGTCCCATGTTTCAAATGGTGTCAAGGAATACAATTAGGTCAGACATTATGAAAATGTATAAAACTGAGAAAGAAAAGTGCGAgcaaaatttggaaaaaaagtAGGAGCGGAATAGCCATAACCAGTGACATGTGGACCAAATCATCGAAGAGGGGATATATGGTATGCTTGACTCATTTTATTGATGATTCTTGGAACTTACACAATCGTATATTGAGTTTTAAGTATGTTCCGTGTCCTCACGATGCTCCAAAGACTACTTGAGGCCTTAAGATCTTGTCTTAATGATTGGAAAATAGAAGACAAGATCGGTACAAAGGACTCTCGATAACTCGTATCGCTAATGATTCCATGATTGATCTTTTGAAAGGACAATTTGAGCTCGACGAGTTTTATTTTGAAGGGAAAGTTGCTACATGTGCGTTGTTGTGcacatattttaaatctaattgtCAAAGAAGGCTTATCGTCATTGGTGATAGTGTTGACAAAATTCGAGACGGTGTTGCTTATTGGTCGGGCACACCAAAAAGACATGAAAAATTTGAAGACACTCGCTCGTCAACTTGGAGTACCATACACCAAAAAATATCACTTGATTGTGTAACGAGGTGGAATTCAACTTTTCTAATGCTTAGCACGGCCTTTATCCTACAAGATGCGCAGTATTTGAACGTGCAAGGCCGCGGGAGTTGCGTTTGAGGTGTGCTCCTTCGCAAATTGATTGGCAAAATGCTCAACAATTGTGTGATAAGTTGTGAGTTGTTTCATGAAGTAACCGAATTAATTTCTCGGAACAAAGTACCTACcgccaatattttttttccaaaaatatgtGAAATTAAGACCAACATTCAATCATGGATGTTATCGTAGGTGCCTTTTATTAAGGACATGGCAACTCAAATGATGTCCAAGTTCCGAAATATTGGCGAGAGATTCACGGGCTTATGTGTGTGTGGCGGTTGTTTTAGGACCGAGGTACAAGTTCATGTTGCTCGAATACTATTTCCCCGTAATTTATGGAGATGAGCAATATGTAAGCGAAATTGCGAAGGTTCGTGAGCTTTGTTGCGAGCTACTAGAGGAGTACGGTCTAAGTTTCCTCATTTGAGAGAAAGAAGGGTTCAAGAAGAAAATGTATCAACATCGTCTTCAACACGCCGATTGGATGCCCTTTCTAACTTTGATAGATTTGTTAGAGCTTCCTATCGAGTAGAGAATATGAAGTCCGAACCGGATTTATATTTAGAGGAGAACTTGATACCTGGGACCGAAGAGTCATTTGATATATGCAACTATTGGAAGGTGACGGGCCTCAAATACCCTTTGTTGAGTATGATTGCCAAGGATGTATTTGCGTACTGCTTAAGCATCGTTGCTTCGGAATCTACATTCAAGGCTTCGGTGGTAGGCACGTGAGTTCACATCGATCGAGACTTCATCCTTCTACATTAGAAGCATTAGTATGTACACAAAATTGGTTGAAGACTGACAAAAAAGGTAGATATTATTTAAcaattgtaaatatatatttatatacatttttttatttcttaattagaattaatatttagtttattttttttaacagcaACAGTGAATGATGAAGATAATGATGTTGATCCAACAATGGTAATTAGTTAAGTTTTtgtaatttatcaaataaattatttatttttattattaatacttttttctgtttttatttttttgcaggaGCCTTACGTAGTTGATCTTGATGATTAGAGAGTACATTGTTCTTTTTAGTATATGAGTGAGGACATGGATGAGAACAAATTGTAGTGTTTAGTACTTATGGTTACTAGTTATTATATTTGAGTTTATGGTTGGTAGTTATTATTGATGTATTAAACATTGTTAGTAACAAAAGTACAATCTCAAACTTTCCTCTATTATGCATAATTGAATCACtcatttattcattataacaaaaatgcAATTATTCATTGAAAACCTTAGTTTCCAACCTTATctattattaaagtaaaattgaaaaaaaaaacattaccaTCACACCCTTATAATTCtcttcattaaaaataaattgacttacataattattataatattgatTTTAAAACATAATCAAACAACATAATAGTTCTCCCATTACCCATGACTCAAAACAAGACAAaaccaaagaaaaaagaaatcccTTTTAATAAGGCATGTCATATTGTAATAGTATAATAGTTATAACTAACCacttcctaataataataataataatttttagaaagaaaaaaaaaaaaaaaagaggacaaataataataataatcaatggTGGGTTTTGATGCATTATCTATTTTCTCATCaaattttctctctctaaaataacataatatataaaaaaagtgtCTATAATGAATTGTCTCAACCACCACCAAAATTAAATACCCAaatgaaacaaaacaaataataagtattcttaaaaaaaaaaaaaaaaaaaaaaaaaaaaaaccgggtCGGGCCTAACCCGGCCCAATTATCTCGGGCCGGGCTTGACCCGCTAGGCCAAAAGAAGGAGTCGGGCCGGGCCAAAGTGATGTCGGGCCGGGCCGGGTTTGtggcgggccgggccgggcccggcCCGACTGACATTCCTAGTTATGATTCCATCAATGTTGGTGCCTGCAATGGGTGGAAGCGATGTAAGCTCATTCTCTAGTAAATTATCTTTTCTCTTAAACCTCTGAACCTTTCTTTTGGTTTTACTGGGCACATGCAATTTCATCCAGAACATACTTTTTTCTTAACAATGTTTGTAGTTCCCTTGGCCTGCCACTTGTATTTTATCCAGGTGGGATGTATATTTGAATGCTTATTTGTCATGGTGTCAGTCAATCTTCTATTTTAGTTACTAAGAGTTCTTTCTTAACATTTTTATGATTGATGAATAGGGTGACAAGGCACGTGTAATACAGACTCTCCTCTTTGTGGCTGGGCTTAACACACTTCTCCAAGCGCTTTTTGGAACCAAATTGCCAGCAGTTGTTGGAGGTTCCTTCGCCTATGTCATTCCAATAGCTTACATTGTAGGCGACTCCTCGTTGCAACGCATTGATGATCCACAAGAAGTAAGCTGTTTTCTTAGTCTGGCTTGTAGTCACCTCTGTTCTCAGTTTTTACTTTCactagtctctctctctctctctttttcattttttaatcatttacatttttttttggtaaccaCATAGAGCAATATTTGTAAAGTTTTTCCCAAATTTCATTATAGTAACAGCTTAATAAGAACAAGTAGAAAAACTGTCTGAGTTTgacactattttttaaaataatattatggaAGATTGCATCTAAGGTTGCCTTTGTCATAATTCATGTCATTGGTAACTAAGTCCCCCTAGATATCTATCTCTACTTACATTTCAGTCAATGTACTTAAGAAACTCTCTTATTTGGTAGGGTATTGAAAGAGATCTTCCCATGTCATTGGTTTGCAGATATTTATTCAAACAATGCGAGCTATTCAAGGAGCTCTAATTATAGCTTCAAGTATTCAAATTATTATGGGCTACAGTCAAGTTTGGGGCCTCTTTTCACAGTATGCCATCAATCCAGTAACAACTTCTAATCATTAAGAGAGTTTGCTGACTCTCTTTTTCCAAGTTTGTAATTGTTTCTCTCCCTTCCCCTCTTGATGCTTGTTGCAATTacatcttcaaaaaaaaaaagtgttatcaTTAAGAAATTGTAACATTAACAAAGTGTTATTATTGTAACATAATTTGATTGAAATAGAAAAAGGTGCTGTTCTTTTCAAGTGATCTGgatgtaagagaattgtaataataatattaataatagtgttgtgatttacAGGATGTTATGTTTGATGGGGGCCAGGATTGTTGTTGtagtaattaaaattaaatataaaaaatatattcaacttaaaaatcataaatcaaattaatttattttgcaaCAAAATTTTAGTTGCAAAATTCACTATTTGTTATGATATTTtgttagtaaaaataatttttttaactataTATTTGCTACTAATtcaataactatatatatattttttaaaaatatataatttatgttaatcatattttttaaggattaaattagTAGTTAATGTATATTCAATATATAGTAATAATTAATCTTATGTTTTAAAGAAACTAAATAATTACTTGGtacatttaaaatattaataattgtaaaataaatattttaagacTAATATTTTAGTTGTAAAAGATCATTAACTTTTACTGACTAACTATTTCGTcacaaatttcaaatttttaatgactaaataattttagtcacaaataattattaGTCACGCCACTATTATAATTTGGCGCCACAGTTTTAGTgactaaatattattttagtcaCTAAAAATAACAAACAGTGACTAAAAAATTGGTCATTGATTTTTTCGGTTCTAAATAAACATTGTTTCATGACTAAAATTATTTACGACTAAAAATTAGTCACAAAATCTAACTATTAGTGACTAAGTCGATTTGGTCACAAAAAATCTAGTCGCTGAAAACGTATTTTCTTGTAGtgccttgttgcaggagtatgtgttttagcttgtgtgtaagttttcaaaacctattattacttgattgcaaatagccatggttaacttgttgacagatccaatgatctgattttaactcatggctcccttggtcaagttaataatttgtaagagggatatttacaatcttctttcatctgtgtatgacctagcaacatgataggacccatccaaagtgtgcctgtgtgagcctatgtgtttaatttcattatagatgcatataggttgttgttgctaaataaaatatcatagttcttgatagattttatttaggcccatttagtttttgggcctattcaattaaagttgtttattttaaggttaaattcctctcttttgggccttgtgtgagagttgggagccatagtagtgggtacgacatactgaacccagcaccccctcacatgaaccaccccaattgtgaaggcccatttgcctgatttgaataactgtactaggttaattaaactagtttaacctaataaaattgattagcaacataattaatttcatttattttgaaattaatttaagaaaaatatagtttaaagaattttttattctaagctaaactatatgtattttcttgtatttaattaaatatggaattataaccatctagattctttctgaagcttaatttaaatttttcattaaatattcctatttaagttgatatttagttatctataactaatcaacttaaatctgaatatcttttgaatttcaaatttcaaaattaagttgaggaattttaggcattggttattaagattctttagatattttttaagttaatatcttttcgaatattaacttaaaatggaatatttttaaattaaatggttacaacttaatttttaatatttaattaaatttaaatttgaaaatatttaagttctagattttttctaatacaacttaaattagatatttattcaaattttgtggaaaaaatacttagtcaaataagatattttatcgatagttatttctagactacttattatttctaatattgaataggaaaatattatacattgtgaaattaattatttaaataattaattttggtacaatttattttaagtatatttttttcctagtattaaactagagattaataattaagccttctctacacttaattatttatttcttaaatttaatacatttaattaatttgaaattaaatatctaagttgattttcatcacgatacttaaatatttctttttcatgacacttaattcaatagaaaaatatttttagttgaaatttattttttcaactaaatttaaataattttcaaaatatattttttctttgttttattaatcaaatttcaaaattgcatttcttaaatgctagaatttcgaattttatttgaaaaatagattaaagttgtaaattatttattttaattttggaccaacttaaatcaatgattttttcatttaatgattaattaaaataaattaagtaaaatatatttttctttattttattaatcaattttcgaaattgcatttcataatgcaagatgattttgaatctatcttgaaaaatagattaagttgtaaattaattatttattttaattaattcttggatcaacttaaatcaatgattttttttcatttattcatttattttaatatgcattttttcgaaaattgtattcttaaatactttaatttttcgaaatgcaatatatatatttatagaaaataaaatttgagttgtaaattaatttaaattaattttttaacaacttaaattgaatatttttctaaatatttattggaaattattactaagatggaaataattcatgttattttcatatacatctaagtaaaatttataaatattaaattaaaatttatatttagaatttttcattctaaattggaaattttaattaaataaatatatatttaaaataaatagaagaaataaagagaatcaaagaaaatacaactctttttaaataatgagcttttaattaaaagacattcgatctccattgtgggttttacacagcgtttgttttagtgagtaatcctccctaatggaggaacgttcattagcaatttcgcaccgtttaatctcgaatgataagtagtttgtaagtgttttgtatggtatggatcaccctaatggtggcgaccatacttgacttgcaaattatgaaacaatggtggaagctcataagatagaattgccttgactctcgcctaaacgggacaatgctgaattccaatcttgaccgaataaaaggttgctagaatgtttaacattttagatgagctgacaactctattcaatggatggtagctttgactctcgtctaaacgggacactgatatcagtttgttgaaaaccttggaaattatttaggattgtatgttttagtattttcacttgtcattcctgttaggttttatgccctaaataaaactctttacaatctgattagttatcaatataagaaatttgaagtgattgatgtttgcatgaattttacatgctaatggtttaatatgtttaatatgtttattacattcatacacacaaaatcagttaaatccagatcatatgtttattcacaattacagtatcgtcaacacagtggaatgtgattgtgatcatatgaatcaaaagttttggtccctgtttcatcagtgttattggatttacactaatgtgataatcagcgatgatgtgtacttacacttggagtaagtgttatgttctttccaggacattagcaaagtatactagtttcgaatgtatggagtatacattggactggaccgatattgcaactaagttaagatattacaaacttaccgttatacatatctttccaagtcaatatcagtagttgatcttaagattaaaaagaatctaaatcctgatatgcttaggctcaactcaggagtgctattcatgttctttgatttattagttaagcctacttttgggtcagggtgatacgtatattttgggaacatgatagtatgattgagtgggagtgctgaacataaatatggaatctatagcttctactggtgtatagaagttaagtgatgattcccttcgagcttagcaaatagaagtaaatggatgagctcttgtttaactgactaattattagatcactaaacaccatttacaggtagctaagtgttttaaggggcaaaatacattgaggggtgagaacggtaaagaaatcccatctcgatgtaaatcatctatatagaggatctttaaatcaaaataagattataacaatggttaaatgagatagtatattggtatcgtgaaacatacaatatgctctatataagtctgagagtgcaattctaagttctaagagtggattcaacgaagaattaataagtaggaatttacttggtaaatttggttcacttattggaagctcagcatatagatccatggtccccattctagttgagaacattctgcttataagactcattaattgattcgtgattgatcaattataattctaaagttagactatgtctgattttatgaattttcactattcgaagtgaaattgtaaggaaaagagttttccgggtttatttatttattaatggactttatatgtctaattaataattaaattaaatgacaatattatttaataatgtattttaattattaaataattagttttggcatttaaaaggttagaattggaaaattggcatttttgagaaaatagagataaaatttgataaaattgcaaaattaagtggggcccattacaacacctatggccggccacttataaggctttttcaaattattattttattattttaatgccaaataattctaaacctaaacctagtaagttgcctataaatagaaagtgatggctcattcacaacataagttttcataagcctttctgacagaaatttctctcttcagaaaaactgagccttccctcactctctaccttggccgaaacctctctccctcttttccttcatctttttcgtgaccctagtgaaagagtaagtgcccacacacagtaagcagtaactcaatcatagattggaaggcgtgaaggatcaaagcttgaagaagaaggagattcgggctcagatcttgattatactctgctacagaaaggaatcaagggttagagatctgagtggaaggagacatttattccgctgcatcaatgtaaggttttcttaactttatatgtgtttattttatcgttttagaaagttcatatttaggatgttaataaacatacttgtgagtagatctaagatcctggtaaaataattcccaacaactggcctcagagccatggtaattgatttacttgcatgtaatttggactttaaaacgattgtttgtatgttctttggatggtattatgttgt from Cannabis sativa cultivar Pink pepper isolate KNU-18-1 chromosome 2, ASM2916894v1, whole genome shotgun sequence encodes:
- the LOC115718680 gene encoding nucleobase-ascorbate transporter 1-like isoform X2, which codes for MQFHPEHTFFLTMFVVPLACHLYFIQGDKARVIQTLLFVAGLNTLLQALFGTKLPAVVGGSFAYVIPIAYIVGDSSLQRIDDPQEGIERDLPMSLVCRYLFKQCELFKEL
- the LOC133034550 gene encoding zinc finger BED domain-containing protein DAYSLEEPER-like — its product is MSGQIDSNFEDDVDFVPSTTNEVQSVSNTVDETQNQRKRTSRAWDHFTREKIDGKIKAVCKYCERKLVGETSSGTRHLNSHVKTCPVRKAQLAANPSATASPSVSFNFDPDLARTKLAQMIVKHEYPLSMVEHSGFIEYSSTLCPMFQMVSRNTIRSDIMKMYKTEKEKCEQNLEKK
- the LOC115718680 gene encoding nucleobase-ascorbate transporter 1-like isoform X1 — encoded protein: MQFHPEHTFFLTMFVVPLACHLYFIQGDKARVIQTLLFVAGLNTLLQALFGTKLPAVVGGSFAYVIPIAYIVGDSSLQRIDDPQEIFIQTMRAIQGALIIASSIQIIMGYSQVWGLFSQYAINPVTTSNH